From the Sphingomonas aliaeris genome, one window contains:
- a CDS encoding CarD family transcriptional regulator — translation MAAKALSFDVGDYVVYPKHGVGRVIELQKSEIAGMQLELYVLRFEKERMTLRVPTNKAESVGMRKLSSDKTLREALDTLTGKPRVKRTMWSRRAQEYEAKINSGDLVSIAEVVRDLFRAEDQPEQSYSERQIFEAATSRLARELAAMEQVDEPTAQEKILDILRKAAAIHNKDKTPA, via the coding sequence ATGGCTGCCAAGGCGCTGTCTTTCGACGTCGGCGATTATGTCGTTTACCCAAAGCACGGCGTCGGCCGTGTGATCGAACTGCAGAAATCGGAAATCGCCGGCATGCAGCTCGAACTGTATGTCCTGCGGTTCGAAAAGGAGCGCATGACGCTCCGCGTACCCACCAACAAGGCGGAAAGCGTCGGCATGCGCAAGCTGTCGAGCGACAAGACGCTGCGCGAGGCGCTGGACACGCTGACCGGCAAGCCGCGGGTCAAGCGGACCATGTGGTCGCGTCGCGCACAGGAATATGAAGCGAAGATCAATTCGGGCGACCTCGTGTCGATCGCCGAAGTGGTCCGCGACCTGTTCCGTGCCGAGGACCAGCCGGAGCAGAGCTATTCGGAGCGTCAGATCTTCGAAGCGGCGACCAGCCGGCTCGCCCGCGAACTCGCGGCGATGGAGCAGGTCGACGAGCCGACCGCACAGGAAAAGATCCTCGACATCCTGCGCAAGGCGGCGGCGATCCACAACAAGGACAAGACCCCGGCCTGA
- a CDS encoding glycosyl transferase family protein produces the protein MRIGFRDGIGGLHLDGWTGIIAVVDVCAREAMLFAAIGFLIGGIDDATIDLVYARHRGRRGAVPSVADLRSPDEPGRIAVFVAAWDEAAVIGAMLSNALARFDHPDYRIYVGTYPNDRATIWAVAAVAARDPRVRLIVGREDGPTTKADCLNTIWRAMLRDEMCDGMPVKAIVLHDAEDVVHPAELRIFDVMTERHAVVQLPVHPLIDPRARFVSGHYADEFAEAHSKTLVVRQALGASLPLAGVGCAIERICLGHIAERRHGAPFDAGSLTEDYELGLLIAGLDAGKRRGGGVFARIAEYPGGPIVAVRAYFPARIDAAVRQKTRWMIGIALAGWDRVGWGRARDWREHWMRMRDRRAPVAVLVLIAAYLAALFWATSAILHAISGIPPVALSPAMTVLLTINSGLLVWRLAVRAAFTGRAYGWRQALWSLPRAVVGNFIALAAAQRAVFQYIAMLRGAALRWDKTAHAFPDDLHER, from the coding sequence TTGCGTATCGGGTTTCGGGACGGAATCGGGGGACTTCATCTGGACGGCTGGACTGGCATCATTGCCGTCGTGGATGTGTGCGCCCGCGAGGCGATGCTGTTCGCCGCGATCGGGTTCTTGATCGGAGGAATCGACGATGCGACGATCGATCTGGTCTATGCTCGTCATCGCGGACGGCGGGGTGCCGTTCCGTCCGTTGCGGACCTTAGGTCTCCGGACGAGCCGGGCCGCATCGCCGTGTTCGTTGCCGCCTGGGACGAGGCCGCGGTGATCGGCGCGATGCTGTCCAACGCGCTCGCCCGTTTCGACCATCCCGACTATCGCATCTATGTCGGCACCTATCCCAACGATCGTGCGACGATCTGGGCCGTGGCGGCGGTCGCGGCGCGCGATCCGCGCGTCAGGCTGATCGTCGGGCGGGAGGATGGGCCGACGACCAAGGCCGATTGCCTCAACACGATCTGGCGCGCGATGCTCCGCGACGAAATGTGCGACGGCATGCCGGTCAAGGCGATCGTCCTGCACGATGCGGAGGATGTCGTGCATCCGGCCGAGTTGCGCATCTTCGATGTCATGACCGAGCGGCATGCGGTGGTGCAGTTGCCGGTTCACCCGTTGATCGATCCGCGCGCACGCTTCGTCTCGGGCCATTATGCGGACGAATTCGCCGAGGCGCACAGCAAGACGCTGGTGGTGCGGCAGGCGCTCGGGGCGAGCCTGCCGCTGGCCGGGGTCGGCTGCGCGATCGAACGGATCTGTCTCGGCCATATCGCCGAGCGGCGACACGGCGCGCCCTTCGATGCGGGCAGCCTGACCGAGGATTACGAACTGGGGCTGCTGATCGCGGGACTGGACGCGGGAAAGCGGCGCGGTGGCGGTGTGTTCGCAAGGATCGCGGAATATCCCGGCGGGCCGATCGTTGCGGTGCGGGCTTATTTTCCGGCGCGGATCGACGCGGCGGTCCGGCAGAAGACGCGGTGGATGATCGGGATTGCGCTCGCCGGATGGGACCGGGTGGGATGGGGCCGCGCGCGCGACTGGCGCGAACACTGGATGCGGATGCGCGACCGGCGCGCGCCCGTCGCCGTTCTGGTACTGATAGCGGCCTATCTGGCGGCCTTGTTCTGGGCGACGTCCGCGATACTGCACGCGATCAGTGGTATCCCGCCGGTCGCATTGTCGCCCGCCATGACGGTGTTGCTGACGATCAATTCCGGTCTGCTCGTCTGGCGACTGGCGGTGCGGGCGGCGTTCACCGGGCGCGCTTATGGCTGGCGACAGGCTTTGTGGTCTCTGCCCCGGGCGGTGGTGGGGAATTTCATCGCACTCGCCGCCGCGCAGCGCGCCGTGTTCCAATATATCGCGATGCTGCGTGGTGCGGCGCTCCGCTGGGACAAGACGGCACATGCCTTTCCCGACGATCTGCACGAAAGGTGA
- the fdxA gene encoding ferredoxin FdxA gives MTYVVTDACIKCKYMDCVEVCPVDCFYEGENMLVINPSECIDCGVCEPECPAEAILPDTESGLEQWMELNNTFSAQWPNVTRNAGQTPADADEHKGEEGKYDKYFSPEPGAGD, from the coding sequence ATGACCTATGTCGTCACCGACGCCTGCATCAAGTGCAAGTATATGGATTGCGTCGAGGTGTGCCCGGTCGATTGCTTTTACGAAGGCGAGAACATGCTGGTGATCAACCCCAGCGAGTGCATCGATTGTGGCGTGTGCGAACCCGAATGCCCGGCCGAAGCGATCCTGCCGGATACCGAATCCGGGTTGGAACAGTGGATGGAGTTGAACAACACCTTCTCCGCGCAATGGCCCAACGTCACGCGCAACGCCGGGCAGACGCCCGCCGATGCGGACGAGCATAAGGGCGAAGAGGGCAAGTACGACAAGTATTTCTCACCGGAGCCGGGCGCGGGCGACTGA
- a CDS encoding TIGR02186 family protein: MAQAKPVLVPDVSQRNIEIAYSFTGAELLLFGAILYPGGRLPDDTKPTDVVIVVKGPVQSILVREKEKVAGIWVNASRLRYRSAPSFYAIVSSKPIKRLVDDRTQAIYELGLDSLQLSPASNAPPAEQDRFARGLVDLKRRAGLYYEAPGAVEITDGVLYRGRVSIPARVPVGRFTAETFLIRDGRVLAAATRDIDIRKSGFERFVARSADNHAILYGLVAVAVSVLFGWAAGWIARRI, from the coding sequence ATGGCGCAGGCGAAGCCCGTGTTGGTGCCCGACGTATCGCAGCGCAATATCGAGATCGCCTATTCGTTCACCGGCGCCGAATTGCTGCTGTTCGGCGCGATCCTGTATCCGGGCGGACGATTGCCCGACGATACCAAGCCGACGGACGTGGTGATCGTCGTCAAAGGACCGGTCCAGTCGATCTTGGTCCGGGAAAAGGAGAAGGTCGCGGGCATCTGGGTCAACGCCTCGCGCCTGCGCTACAGATCGGCGCCCAGTTTCTACGCGATCGTCTCGTCCAAACCGATCAAGCGTCTAGTCGACGATCGTACGCAGGCGATCTACGAACTCGGGCTGGATTCGCTGCAATTGTCGCCCGCGAGCAATGCGCCGCCCGCGGAGCAGGACCGGTTCGCGCGCGGGCTGGTCGATCTGAAACGGCGCGCGGGCCTGTATTACGAGGCGCCCGGCGCGGTCGAGATCACCGATGGCGTGCTGTATCGCGGGCGCGTTTCAATTCCCGCGCGCGTTCCGGTCGGGCGCTTCACGGCGGAGACGTTCCTGATCCGCGACGGCCGCGTCCTCGCCGCCGCCACGCGCGACATCGACATCCGCAAGTCCGGGTTCGAACGATTCGTCGCGCGATCAGCGGACAATCACGCGATCCTCTATGGTTTGGTCGCGGTTGCCGTCTCCGTGCTGTTCGGATGGGCCGCGGGCTGGATCGCTCGCCGCATCTAA
- a CDS encoding M23 family metallopeptidase, which translates to MIQPTPGGSADDPKGISALFLNTDHGQDQAGGTATLSFGRAVILPAPVSALDRARAFIASTDWAPDLGSRIGSREWWRGAATCTALIAATCALSPGFDQTIPGSVAPALAGSQWDEARAQSIAPLAWGGSTGRRMAANDLVAPLAETPERPTLDMTATFGTGDSFTRLLQRAGVSASDASRAADLVSGAVAIDDIKPGTRIDMTLGRRPSRNVARPLDHLAFRARFDLNLSLARQGDTLAMTRHAIAIDNTPLRIQGLAGSSLYRSARAAGAPAKAVEAYIKAIASRISIGAVAPSDTFDFVLRQARAATGEVQLGDLMFAGLEQRSKKTQLVKWDDGQWYEANGQSQRQGFMGMPVSGRISSNFGMRRHPLLGFMRMHKGIDIGAAWGSPIYAAIEGTVQFAGRSAGYGNFVKLSHAGGIASGYGHMSRILVRPGQHVSRGQQIGAVGSTGMSTGPHLHWEVWRNGVSVNPRGFSFSSVATLSGEKLRAFKSRVAQLMAVKPGQR; encoded by the coding sequence GTGATCCAACCCACGCCGGGGGGATCGGCGGACGACCCGAAGGGCATATCCGCTTTGTTCTTGAACACCGATCATGGACAGGATCAGGCTGGCGGCACCGCAACCCTGTCCTTCGGTCGCGCGGTCATCCTTCCTGCACCCGTTTCCGCACTCGACCGGGCTCGTGCCTTCATCGCCAGCACCGATTGGGCACCCGACCTCGGATCGCGCATCGGATCGCGCGAATGGTGGCGCGGCGCGGCGACCTGCACCGCGCTGATCGCCGCGACCTGCGCGCTGTCACCGGGCTTCGACCAGACCATTCCGGGCAGCGTCGCCCCCGCGCTTGCCGGCAGCCAGTGGGACGAGGCGCGCGCGCAATCGATCGCACCGCTCGCCTGGGGCGGATCGACCGGACGGCGGATGGCGGCGAACGACCTCGTCGCACCACTCGCCGAAACGCCCGAGCGCCCGACGCTGGACATGACCGCGACGTTCGGCACCGGCGACAGCTTCACGCGCCTGCTGCAGCGCGCGGGCGTTTCCGCCTCGGACGCATCGCGCGCCGCCGATCTGGTGTCCGGCGCGGTCGCCATCGACGATATCAAGCCCGGTACGCGGATCGATATGACGCTCGGCCGCCGGCCCAGCCGCAACGTCGCCCGCCCGCTCGATCATCTCGCTTTCCGTGCGCGGTTCGATCTCAACCTGTCGCTGGCGCGGCAGGGCGATACGCTGGCGATGACGCGTCATGCGATCGCGATCGACAACACGCCGTTGCGCATTCAGGGTCTGGCCGGGTCCAGCCTGTACCGCTCGGCCCGCGCCGCCGGTGCGCCCGCCAAGGCGGTCGAGGCCTATATCAAGGCGATCGCCAGCCGCATCTCGATCGGCGCGGTGGCCCCGTCCGACACGTTCGATTTCGTACTGCGTCAGGCACGCGCCGCGACCGGCGAAGTCCAGCTGGGCGATTTGATGTTCGCGGGGCTGGAGCAGCGTTCGAAAAAGACGCAGCTCGTCAAATGGGATGACGGGCAGTGGTATGAAGCCAATGGCCAGAGCCAGCGCCAGGGCTTTATGGGCATGCCGGTCAGCGGCCGGATCTCGTCCAATTTCGGCATGCGCCGCCACCCGCTGCTCGGCTTCATGCGGATGCACAAGGGCATCGATATCGGTGCGGCCTGGGGATCCCCAATCTATGCCGCGATCGAGGGCACGGTGCAGTTCGCCGGGCGCAGCGCGGGCTATGGCAATTTCGTCAAGCTGTCGCACGCCGGCGGGATCGCCAGCGGATACGGCCATATGAGCCGCATCCTCGTCCGTCCCGGCCAGCACGTCTCGCGCGGGCAGCAGATCGGCGCGGTCGGCTCGACCGGCATGTCGACCGGCCCGCACCTGCATTGGGAAGTGTGGCGCAACGGCGTGTCGGTCAATCCGCGCGGCTTCTCCTTCTCCAGCGTCGCGACGCTGTCGGGCGAGAAGCTCCGCGCGTTCAAGTCGCGCGTCGCGCAATTGATGGCGGTAAAGCCGGGCCAGCGCTGA
- a CDS encoding ATP-binding protein, translating to MTEMMGSDAFAMSAPAVLVGAPIGIVLEIAGSSSQVMIDSHALVATAGSSDPAIAGAGSVGSQIKMRVGGTWLIANIRSLRLVGGANALEDGRIVAQVDFLGEGDEERLTGKLYKFRRGVTRYPNPGCEVFPVSTADLKQIYAAEDRATIEIGTVYPTRDIRASMYVDAMLGKHFALLGSTGTGKSTGAALILHRICELAPQGHVVMIDPHGEYATAFKTNGALYDVGNLQMPYWLMNFEEHCEVFVTREGSDSQIDADILAKCLLIARGKGRLGQEIGKLTVDAPIPYLLSDLTNIISLEMGKMDRAGDTAPYLRLKTKIDEIKADPRYGFMFSGMLVADTMADFLARIFRLPGDGKPISIIDVSGVPSEITSVVVAMLSRMVFDFAIWSRGEAQRPVLLVCEEAHRYIPNERNADSSSVGRILGRIAKEGRKYGVSLGLITQRPSDLAEGVLSQCGTIISMRLNNDRDQAFVRAAMPEGARGFLDSIPALRNRECIICGEGVAIPIRVSFDDLDDNRRPASDDPIFSDLWRQSGGEDQIIARTIKRWRSQGR from the coding sequence ATGACCGAGATGATGGGCAGCGACGCGTTCGCGATGAGCGCCCCGGCCGTATTGGTCGGCGCACCGATCGGCATCGTACTCGAAATCGCCGGATCGAGCAGCCAGGTGATGATCGATTCGCATGCGCTCGTCGCGACGGCGGGCAGTTCCGATCCCGCCATTGCCGGCGCCGGATCGGTCGGCAGCCAGATCAAGATGCGCGTCGGCGGCACCTGGTTGATCGCCAATATCCGCTCGCTGCGGCTGGTCGGGGGCGCCAACGCCCTGGAGGACGGACGCATCGTCGCGCAGGTCGATTTCCTGGGCGAAGGCGACGAGGAGCGGCTGACCGGCAAGCTCTACAAGTTCCGTCGCGGCGTGACGCGCTACCCGAATCCGGGATGCGAGGTGTTTCCCGTCTCCACCGCCGATCTCAAGCAGATCTACGCGGCCGAAGACCGCGCGACGATCGAGATCGGCACCGTCTATCCGACGCGCGATATCCGCGCGTCGATGTATGTCGATGCGATGCTCGGCAAGCATTTCGCGCTGCTGGGATCGACCGGTACGGGCAAGTCGACCGGCGCGGCGTTGATCCTGCACCGGATTTGCGAACTGGCGCCGCAAGGTCATGTCGTGATGATCGATCCGCACGGGGAATATGCGACCGCGTTCAAGACGAACGGCGCGCTCTACGACGTCGGCAATCTGCAGATGCCGTACTGGCTGATGAACTTCGAGGAACATTGCGAGGTGTTCGTCACGAGAGAGGGGTCCGACAGCCAGATCGATGCCGACATCCTCGCCAAATGCCTGTTGATCGCGCGCGGCAAGGGGCGGCTGGGGCAGGAGATCGGCAAGCTGACCGTCGACGCGCCGATCCCCTATCTGCTCAGCGACCTGACCAACATCATTTCGCTCGAAATGGGCAAGATGGATCGTGCGGGCGATACCGCGCCCTATTTGCGGCTCAAGACCAAGATCGACGAGATCAAGGCGGATCCGCGCTATGGCTTCATGTTTTCGGGCATGCTCGTCGCGGATACGATGGCCGACTTCCTGGCGCGCATCTTCCGCCTGCCGGGCGACGGAAAACCGATATCGATCATCGACGTATCGGGCGTGCCGAGCGAGATCACGTCGGTCGTCGTCGCGATGCTCAGCCGCATGGTGTTCGATTTCGCGATCTGGTCGCGCGGCGAGGCGCAGCGCCCCGTCCTGCTCGTCTGCGAAGAGGCGCACCGGTACATTCCCAACGAGCGGAATGCGGACTCGTCATCGGTCGGCCGTATCCTGGGTCGCATCGCGAAGGAAGGGCGCAAATACGGCGTGTCGCTGGGCCTGATCACGCAGCGCCCGTCCGATCTGGCCGAAGGCGTGCTGTCGCAGTGTGGTACGATCATCTCGATGCGCCTGAACAACGATCGCGATCAGGCCTTCGTCCGCGCCGCGATGCCCGAGGGTGCGCGCGGGTTCCTCGATTCGATCCCGGCCTTGCGCAACCGCGAATGCATCATCTGCGGCGAAGGCGTCGCGATCCCGATCCGCGTCTCGTTCGACGATCTGGACGACAATCGCCGCCCTGCGTCGGACGATCCGATCTTCTCCGATCTGTGGCGTCAGTCGGGCGGCGAGGACCAGATCATCGCGCGCACGATCAAGCGCTGGCGTTCTCAGGGGCGGTGA
- a CDS encoding RNA-binding S4 domain-containing protein yields the protein MADAGGAGGGISMRLDRFLWFVRLAKTRSAAQALAAHSRLRLDGRPIDRAHAQVRIGNVLTLLYNDRVRVIRVAALPARRGPAPEARACYDELTAAAGEAGHENVSQQAASD from the coding sequence ATGGCTGATGCCGGTGGAGCGGGCGGGGGCATATCGATGCGCCTCGATCGGTTCCTCTGGTTCGTGCGCCTGGCCAAGACGCGAAGTGCTGCCCAAGCCCTTGCCGCGCATAGCCGGCTGCGACTCGACGGCCGCCCGATCGACCGCGCCCATGCCCAGGTGAGAATCGGCAACGTATTGACGTTGTTGTATAATGACCGCGTCCGCGTCATCCGGGTCGCGGCATTGCCGGCGCGGCGCGGGCCGGCGCCCGAAGCTCGCGCCTGCTATGACGAACTGACCGCCGCGGCGGGCGAAGCGGGGCATGAGAATGTCTCGCAGCAAGCCGCATCCGATTGA
- a CDS encoding sulfite exporter TauE/SafE family protein, with the protein MDLYLPIANLSVNAIFIVLLGGGVGMLSGMFGVGGGFLTTPLLIVYGIPPTVAAASSASQVTGASISGVFAHVRRGGVDFKMGGVLVAGGVVGSLAGAWIFRLLQASGQIDIVIAIVYVLMLGSIGGLMAKESWGAIAARRSGQSARPMKRRHHPLVAALPLRTRFYASGLYISPLAPLLLGFFTGILTILLGVGGGFIMVPAMLYLLGMGTSVVVGTSLFQTLFVTAAATMVHATTTKAVDIVLAGLLLLGSVIGAQAGVRFAGKARPEYLRLALAMIVLLVAVRIALGLGWRPDEIYSVELS; encoded by the coding sequence GTGGACCTGTACCTGCCCATCGCCAATCTTTCGGTCAACGCGATCTTCATCGTCCTGCTCGGCGGTGGCGTGGGGATGCTGTCGGGCATGTTCGGGGTCGGCGGCGGGTTCCTGACCACGCCGTTGCTGATCGTCTATGGCATACCGCCGACCGTCGCCGCCGCATCGTCCGCCAGCCAGGTGACCGGCGCGAGCATCTCCGGCGTGTTCGCGCACGTCCGGCGGGGCGGCGTCGATTTCAAGATGGGCGGGGTGCTGGTCGCGGGCGGGGTGGTCGGATCGCTGGCGGGCGCGTGGATCTTCCGGCTGTTACAGGCGAGCGGCCAGATCGATATCGTCATCGCGATCGTCTATGTCCTGATGCTGGGATCGATCGGCGGCCTGATGGCGAAGGAATCCTGGGGCGCGATCGCCGCCCGTCGATCCGGCCAGTCGGCGCGGCCGATGAAGCGGCGGCATCATCCGCTCGTCGCCGCGCTTCCGCTCCGCACGCGCTTCTACGCGTCGGGCCTGTACATTTCACCCCTTGCCCCGCTGCTGCTCGGCTTCTTCACCGGCATCCTGACGATCCTGCTGGGCGTCGGCGGCGGGTTCATCATGGTCCCCGCGATGCTGTATTTGCTCGGCATGGGGACGTCCGTTGTGGTTGGTACGTCGCTGTTCCAGACGCTGTTCGTCACCGCCGCCGCGACGATGGTGCACGCGACGACCACCAAGGCGGTGGATATCGTCCTCGCCGGGCTGCTGCTGCTGGGATCGGTGATCGGCGCGCAGGCGGGCGTACGCTTCGCCGGCAAGGCGAGACCGGAATATCTCCGGCTCGCGCTGGCGATGATCGTCCTGCTCGTCGCGGTACGTATCGCGCTCGGCCTCGGCTGGCGCCCGGACGAGATATATTCGGTCGAACTGTCGTGA
- a CDS encoding helicase-related protein: MSRNEERPVTAVLGPTNTGKTHLAVERLCGHSSGMIGFPLRLLAREVYDRVVKIKGANQVALITGEEKIVPKDARWFLCTAESMPLDKDLAFVALDEAQLGADRERGHVFTDRILRARGREETMILGSEALRPMLKTLVPGIDILNRPRFSTLSYAGAKKISRLPKRSAIVAFSAEEVYAVAEMLRRLRGGAAVVMGALSPRTRNAQVAMFQAGEVDYLVATDAIGMGLNMDVAHVAFASLDKFDGQRQRRLTVAEMAQIAGRAGRHQRDGTFGALVEEGPGAFTPEEVLAIEEHRFPRLDHLFWRNGEPDFSSVDALIHSLEERLDLRELRPAPKALDLLVLKRLAEEDWVRDRARSPSMVKRFWAACGVPDFRKVGLDPHSRFCGKLFGYLSEGAGHIPHTWFAEEIARLDNIAGDVETLAGRIAAARSWAYIANRADWLADPAHWAGRAGAVEERLSDALHLSLTQRFVDKRTTMLLRQIGANPRDLPVTIGEQGEVMVEDHTIGHLRGFGFTVAPDARASDKRLLLAAADRRLGDERARRGRALAEAEDRAFALLAEAGDAPAIAWDGLPVAALRQGPSLARPAVVLDRTLDCLDVALRGKIKARIALWLGAQMDRHVPALPALEAVTRDADAGPSLRAVAAALIDHAGLMPRIDHRIAIDGLDPAARKRLRKIGVTIGALDLFDARLLKPAAARWRRALLAARHDRPVADAPAEGATVLPRTAPGAHLSQGYRAIALQSVRVDLVERIAKAAFEARSGRKSFAPDPALAISIGVHPATLERLMVGLGFKMARAEDKVSRWVWRGRAPAPVAAPRRDNAFSALADLNLRHG; the protein is encoded by the coding sequence ATGTCGCGCAACGAAGAACGCCCCGTCACCGCGGTGCTGGGCCCGACCAACACCGGCAAGACGCACCTCGCGGTCGAGCGGCTGTGCGGACATTCCAGCGGCATGATCGGCTTCCCGCTGCGGCTGCTGGCGCGCGAGGTCTATGACCGCGTGGTGAAGATCAAGGGCGCGAACCAGGTCGCATTGATCACCGGCGAAGAGAAGATCGTACCCAAGGACGCGCGCTGGTTCCTGTGCACCGCCGAGAGCATGCCGCTGGACAAGGATCTGGCGTTCGTCGCGCTGGACGAGGCGCAACTCGGGGCGGACCGGGAACGCGGGCATGTCTTCACCGATCGTATCCTGCGTGCACGTGGGCGCGAGGAGACGATGATCCTGGGATCGGAGGCGCTGCGCCCGATGCTGAAGACGCTGGTGCCCGGCATCGACATCCTCAATCGCCCGCGTTTCTCGACGCTCAGCTATGCGGGGGCGAAGAAGATCAGCCGCCTGCCCAAACGCTCCGCGATCGTCGCCTTCAGTGCCGAGGAAGTCTATGCCGTCGCGGAGATGCTGCGCCGGCTGCGCGGCGGCGCGGCGGTCGTGATGGGCGCGCTGTCGCCGCGCACCCGCAACGCGCAGGTGGCGATGTTCCAGGCGGGCGAGGTCGATTACCTCGTCGCGACCGATGCGATCGGCATGGGGCTGAACATGGACGTCGCGCACGTCGCCTTTGCCAGCCTCGACAAGTTCGACGGGCAACGCCAGCGCCGGCTGACGGTCGCCGAAATGGCGCAGATCGCCGGACGCGCCGGACGGCACCAGCGCGACGGGACGTTCGGCGCGCTGGTCGAGGAAGGGCCGGGGGCGTTCACGCCGGAGGAAGTGCTGGCAATCGAGGAACATCGTTTCCCGCGGCTCGATCATCTGTTCTGGCGCAATGGCGAGCCGGATTTCTCCAGTGTCGACGCGCTGATCCACAGTCTGGAGGAACGCCTCGACCTGCGAGAACTGCGCCCCGCACCGAAGGCGCTCGACCTGCTCGTGCTCAAGCGGCTGGCGGAGGAGGATTGGGTGCGCGACCGGGCGCGCTCGCCGTCGATGGTCAAACGGTTCTGGGCGGCGTGCGGCGTGCCGGATTTCCGCAAGGTCGGGCTGGATCCGCACAGCCGCTTCTGCGGCAAGCTGTTCGGCTATCTGAGCGAGGGTGCGGGCCATATCCCGCACACCTGGTTCGCCGAGGAGATTGCGCGGCTCGACAATATCGCGGGCGATGTCGAGACGCTGGCGGGGCGGATCGCGGCGGCGCGCAGTTGGGCCTATATCGCCAACCGCGCCGACTGGCTGGCCGATCCGGCGCATTGGGCGGGACGCGCGGGCGCGGTGGAGGAACGGCTGTCCGACGCGCTGCATCTGAGCCTGACGCAACGCTTCGTCGACAAGCGCACGACGATGCTGCTGCGCCAGATCGGCGCCAATCCCCGCGACCTGCCCGTGACGATCGGCGAGCAGGGCGAGGTGATGGTCGAGGATCATACGATCGGCCATTTGCGCGGCTTCGGCTTCACCGTCGCGCCGGATGCGCGGGCGAGCGACAAGCGCCTGCTGCTCGCCGCCGCCGACCGGCGTCTGGGCGACGAACGCGCGCGGCGCGGTCGTGCGCTGGCCGAGGCGGAGGACAGAGCCTTCGCCTTGCTGGCGGAGGCGGGTGATGCCCCCGCGATCGCTTGGGACGGGCTGCCGGTCGCGGCGTTGCGCCAGGGGCCGTCGCTCGCACGGCCAGCCGTCGTGCTGGATCGCACGCTCGACTGTCTCGACGTCGCGTTGCGCGGCAAGATCAAGGCACGGATCGCCCTGTGGCTGGGGGCGCAAATGGACCGGCACGTCCCGGCCCTGCCCGCGCTGGAGGCGGTGACGCGCGATGCCGATGCGGGTCCGTCGCTTCGTGCTGTCGCCGCGGCGTTGATCGATCATGCCGGGCTGATGCCGCGGATCGACCACCGGATCGCGATCGACGGGCTGGATCCGGCGGCGCGCAAGCGGCTGCGCAAGATCGGCGTGACGATCGGGGCGCTCGACCTGTTCGACGCGCGGCTGCTGAAACCGGCCGCCGCGCGCTGGCGGCGCGCGCTGCTGGCGGCGCGTCACGACCGGCCGGTTGCGGATGCACCGGCGGAGGGGGCGACCGTCCTGCCGCGCACGGCGCCGGGCGCACATCTGTCGCAGGGGTATCGCGCGATCGCCTTGCAATCCGTCCGCGTCGATCTGGTCGAACGGATCGCCAAGGCCGCGTTCGAGGCGCGATCCGGCCGCAAGTCGTTCGCGCCCGATCCGGCGCTCGCCATATCGATCGGGGTCCATCCCGCGACGCTGGAACGGCTGATGGTCGGCCTCGGGTTCAAGATGGCGCGGGCGGAGGACAAGGTGTCGCGCTGGGTCTGGCGTGGACGTGCGCCTGCGCCGGTCGCCGCCCCGCGTCGCGACAACGCATTCTCCGCGCTGGCGGACCTGAACCTGCGCCATGGCTGA